One genomic window of Camelina sativa cultivar DH55 chromosome 5, Cs, whole genome shotgun sequence includes the following:
- the LOC104788751 gene encoding BEACH domain-containing protein C2 — protein sequence MEEDDERKLAEEADVTDNPDIANPLQNRIEAFDIGDSSGFVAKDDTALQGISSSDRVYKDDDFEQVSLGDQEKAVSESQGELKEPGSTSNSDLGRSSFGGTEGVTSHLSGTQEMYDLMPMDDVQSDRLSSPGPERDAPDPMQQSLSETSLDSFHHPESGYSPVHSPQKPKPKATVPNVSPELLHLVDSAIMGKPESLDKLKNVVSGIESFGAGEESEATAFLVVDSLIATMGGVESFEEDEDSNPPSVMLNSRAAIVSGELIPWLPGLGDSVNFMSPKTRMVRGLLVILRSCTRNRAMCSTAGLLGVLLRSVEEIIFKDVDMKWSAASVLLLCIQHLAGHSLSVDDLHRWLQVIKTAITTAWSSPLMLALEKTMSGKESRGPACTFEFDGESSGLLGPGESRWPFTNGYAFATWIYIESFADTLNAATAAAAIAAAAAAKSGKTSAMSAAAAASALAGEGTAHMPRLFSFLSADNQGIEAYFHAQFLVVESGSGKGRKSSLHFTHAFKPQCWYFIGLEHSCKQGLLGKAESELRLYIDGSLYESRPFDFPRISKPLSFCCIGTNPPPTMAGLQRRRRQCPLFAEMGPVYIFKEPIGPERMARLASRGGDVLPCFGNGAGLPWLATNDYVRNRAEENSNLDADIGGYTHLLYHPCLLSGRFCPDASLSGAAGTLRRPAEVLGQVHVATRIKPVESFWALAYGGPMSLLPLTVSNVQKDSLEPCPGNLPLSLSTVTLAAPVFRILSVAIQHPGNNEELCRNQGPEILARILSYLLHSLASLDRKHGGVEEEELVAAIVSLCQSQKINHVLKVQLFRTLLLDIKIWSLCNYGLQKKLLSSLQDMVFTEATAMRNAEAIQLLLDGCRRCYWMISEKDSETTFPLDGNTRQMGELNALIDELLVIIELLMGAASPSLAADDLRQLLGFIIDSPQPNQVARVLHLMYRLVVQPNAARAQMFAEVFITSGGIETLLVLLQREAKTGEDNVLAMGKSRTRSSTDQSEKSQNNGSGSVKKLDSGVDPSGPDGNSVEDDNVGSPNEPASDPQENEHVFSSVICDNDSISITNSIDTERILSVSEIGGISLSISADSARNNVYNVDNSDAVVVGIIRLIGALISSGHLTFDSVARSDLTSNILGSGLHENGGTMFDDKVALLLFALLKAFQSAPNRLMTDNVYTTLLGASINASSTEDGLNFYDSGHRFEHSQLLLVLLRSLPSASMALQSRALQDLLFLACRVLVTACVLYSEVWHAISRDRRPLRKQYIEAILPPFVAVLRRWRPLLAGIHELATADGMNPLVVDDRALAADALPVEGALSMVTPEWAAAFASPPAAMALAMIAAGAAGWEAPPPPTASHFRRDSSMLERKTAKLQTFSSFQKPLEPPNNNAPPRPRDKAAAKAAALAAARDLERNAKIGSGRGLSAVAMATSAQRRNIGDMERLQRWNTSEAMGVAWMECLQPMDTKSVYGKDFNALSYKFIAVLVASFALARNMQRSEIDRRMQDDIIAATRLCLGSRGWRKLIRYLAEMRCFFGPFGNEICSPERVFWKLDSMESFSRMRQCIRRDYSGTDHLGAAANYDDQTDTKSDNGSKGSASNPPVLAAEVISMEIAYEDDEHGEGDHLDIKGHAEEHRRENEERISGSHEHASRNSAGTSDPRTSNDHEMVRDSSAVAPGFVPSEVDERILLEFPTSMVRPLRVVKGTFQITTRRINFIVDNRESQNLTDHSYGSQSRDQEKDRSWPMSSLHQIYSRRYLLRRSALELFMVDRSNFFFDFGNTEGRRNAYRAIVQARPPHLNNVYLATQRPEQLLRRTQLMERWARWEISNFEYLMQFNTLAGRSYNDITQYPVFPWIISDNSSESLDLSNPSTFRDLSKPIGALNPERLKKFQERYSSFEDPVIPKFHYGSHYSSAGAVLYYLARVEPFTTLSIQLQGGKFDHADRMFSDIPGTWNGVLEDMSDVKELVPELFYLPEVLTNENSIDFGTTQLGEKLDAVKLPPWAKNPVDFVHKQRRALESEHVSAHLHEWIDLIFGYKQRGKEAILANNVFFYITYEGTVDIDKITDPVQQRATQDQIAYFGQTPSQLLTVPHMKRMPLKDVLHMQTIFRNPKEIKPYAVQAPERCNLPASAIQASSDSVVIVDMNVPAARVAQHKWQPNTPDGQGTPFLFHHGKATATSTSGSLMRMFKGPASSGTGDWQFPQAQAFAASGIRSSSVVVITSDGEIITGGHADNSIKLVSSDGAKTLETAFGHCAPVTCLALSPDNNFLVTGSRDSTVLLWRIHKAFTSRTSVSEPSTGSGAPSSASNTNLANSLANKGKKCRIEGPIQVLRGHRREIICCCVSSDQGVVVSSSESSDVLLHSIRKGRLIRRLVGVTADSLCISSDGIIMAWMSLEGSISVFTINGVLIAKAKLPFSCSISCMEISMDGQNALIGMNSCSSMDLSSSNDTSKDGNEIERLDVPSPSICFLNLYTLKVFHVLKLGQGQDISSLTLNVDNTNLLVSTEDKQLIIFTDPALSLKVVDQMLKLGWE from the exons atggaagaagatgatgaaagaaaGCTCGCAGAAGAAGCTGATGTTACTGATAACCCTGATATAGCTAATCCTTTGCAGAATAGGATTGAGGCATTTGATATTGGGGATTCTTCTGGTTTTGTTGCCAAGGATGATACGGCATTGCAAGGGATTAGTTCATCTGATAGAGTCTACAAGGATGATGATTTTGAACAAGTGTCTCTGGGAGATCAGGAAAAAGCTGTGAGTGAATCACAGGGTGAACTTAAGGAGCCTGGAAGCACTTCAAATTCTGATCTTGGGAGGTCGTCTTTTGGTGGCACCGAAGGAGTTACTAGTCACTTGTCCGGGACTCAGGAGATGTATGATTTGATGCCCATGGATGATGTGCAAAGTGACCGACTTTCTAGCCCTGGACCTGAGAGAGACGCACCTGATCCTATGCAGCAGTCCCTGTCTGAGACCAGTCTGGATTCTTTTCACCATCCAGAATCTGGGTATTCCCCAGTTCATTCCCCGCAGAAACCCAAGCCAAAGGCTACAGTTCCAAATGTTTCTCCAGAGCTACTGCATCTAGTGGATTCAGCCATTATGGGGAAACCTGAAAGCTTAGACAAACTAAAGAATGTTGTCAGCGGTATTGAGAGTTTTGGCGCTGGAGAAGAGTCAGAGGCCACTGCTTTCCTTGTTGTCGATTCACTTATTGCCACCATGGGTGGAGTTGAGAGttttgaagaggatgaagataGCAACCCTCCTAGTGTCATGTTGAATTCCCGTGCTGCAATTGTTTCGGGTGAGCTTATTCCTTGGCTTCCTGGTTTAGGTGATAGCGTTAATTTTATGTCCCCAAAGACTCGCATGGTTAGGGGGTTGCTGGTTATTTTACGGTCATGCACGAGAAACAGAGCTATGTGTTCCACGGCAGGTTTATTGGGGGTTTTGTTGCGATCAGTGGAAGAGATAATTTTCAAGGATGTTGATATGAAATGGAGTGCTGCTTCTGTTCTGTTACTATGCATCCAACATTTAGCTGGACACTCCCTTAGTGTCGATGATTTACACAGGTGGCTTCAGGTTATAAAAACAGCGATTACAACAGCGTGGTCAAGTCCGTTGATGCTTGCTTTGGAGAAGACAATGAGTGGAAAGGAATCAAGGGGACCTGCTTGTACTTTTGAATTTGATGGTGAAAGCTCTGGCTTACTTGGTCCCGGAGAAAGTCGTTGGCCCTTTACCAATGGCTACGCATTTGCAACATGGATCTATATTGAATCATTTGCTGACACATTAAATGCTGCAACTGCGGCAGCTGCAATTGCTGCTGCCGCAGCAGCCAAGTCAGGGAAAACATCCGCCATGTCAGCTGCAGCGGCTGCGAGTGCCCTCGCTGGTGAGGGTACTGCTCATATGCCACGTTTGTTCAGCTTTTTGTCCGCTGATAATCAGGGAATAGAAGCATATTTCCATGCTCAATTTCTGGTGGTTGAGAGTGGTAGCGGGAAAGGAAGAAAGTCTTCGCTGCATTTTACTCATGCATTTAAGCCTCAATGTTGGTATTTTATTGGTCTCGAGCATAGCTGCAAGCAGGGGCTTCTGGGGAAAGCCGAGAGTGAATTACGGCTTTATATTGATGGATCCTTGTACGAAAGTCGTCCTTTTGATTTCCCTCGTATATCCAAGCCCCTCTCTTTCTGTTGCATTGGCACAAATCCTCCTCCTACTATGGCTGGTCTACAACGTCGTCGTCGTCAATGTCCTTTGTTTGCAGAGATGGGACCAGTTTATATATTTAAGGAACCAATTGGTCCTGAGAGAATGGCGCGCTTGGCTTCTAGAGGTGGGGATGTTTTGCCTTGTTTTGGGAATGGGGCAGGCCTTCCTTGGCTAGCTACAAATGACTATGTACGTAATAGGGCAGAGGAAAATAGTAATTTGGATGCAGATATTGGAGGATATACTCACCTGCTTTACCACCCTTGTCTGCTAAGTGGGCGGTTTTGCCCAGATGCTTCACTTTCGGGAGCAGCAG GCACTCTAAGGCGACCAGCTGAGGTTCTTGGGCAAGTCCATGTTGCAACGAGAATAAAGCCAGTGGAGTCCTTCTGGGCCCTAGCTTATGGAGGACCAATGTCCCTGCTTCCTTTGACCGTAAGCAATGTGCAGAAAGATAGCTTGGAGCCATGTCCTGGAAATCTTCCATTGTCTTTGTCCACAGTAACTCTTGCTGCTCCTGTATTTAGAATCCTATCAGTTGCTATTCAACATCCTGGGAACAATGAAGAGTTGTGTCGTAATCAGGGACCCGAGATTCTTGCTAGAATTCTGAGTTATCTTCTACACTCACTTGCATCCCTCGACAGGAAGCATGGCGgagtagaagaagaggaactgGTTGCTGCCATTGTTTCTCTTTGCCAATCTCAGAAGATCAATCATGTTCTTAAAGTGCAGCTCTTTCGCACACTTCTATTAGATATAAAGATATGGAGCCTATGCAATTATGGACTCCAGAAGAAGCTATTGTCATCCCTTCAAGATATGGTTTTCACTGAAGCAACAGCCATGAGGAATGCCGAAGCTATTCAGCTGCTTCTAGATGGCTGTCGAAGATGCTATTGGATGATTTCTGAGAAGGATTCGGAGACCACTTTTCCTCTTGACGGGAATACGCGTCAAATGGGGGAACTTAATGCTCTGATTGATGAACTTCTGGTGATTATTGAACTTCTAATGGGAGCAGCATCTCCTTCTTTAGCTGCTGATGACCTCCGTCAGTTACTTGGTTTCATAATTGACAGTCCACAGCCAAATCAG gTTGCGAGGGTATTACACCTTATGTATAGGTTAGTTGTACAGCCGAATGCTGCAAGAGCTCAGATGTTTGCAGAGGTATTTATAACATCAGGTGGGATAGAAACACTTCTTGTTCTGCTGCAGCGAGAAGCTAAAACTGGTGAGGATAATGTTTTAGCTATGGGTAAGAGTAGAACAAGGTCATCAACTGATCAAAGTGAAAAGAGTCAGAACAACGGGTCTGGTTCTGTAAAGAAGTTGGATTCCGGTGTTGACCCTTCTGGTCCTGATGGAAATTCTGTTGAGGATGATAATGTAGGGTCTCCGAATGAACCAGCATCAGATCCACAAGAAAATGAGCATGTATTTTCATCTGTCATTTGTGATAATGACTCGATTTCCATTACCAATTCCATAGATACTGAGAGAATATTGTCTGTTTCTGAAATTGGTGGTATAAGTCTTTCGATTAGTGCTGATAGTGCAAGAAATAACGTGTACAATGTTGACAATAGTGATGCTGTTGTCGTTGGGATCATTAGATTGATTGGTGCTCTAATTTCTAGTGGGCACCTAACATTTGATTCGGTTGCCCGTTCTGATTTGACAAGTAACATCCTGGGTAGTGGACTCCATGAAAATGGAGGAACAATGTTTGATGATAAAGTCGCATTGCTCCTATTTGCTTTGCTGAAAGCATTTCAATCTGCTCCAAACAGGCTGATGACTGACAACGTCTATACAACTTTGCTTGGAGCCTCG ATCAATGCTTCATCAACAGAAGATGGCCTTAACTTTTATGATTCAGGTCATCGCTTTGAACACTCCCAACTTTTGTTAGTCCTCCTGCGGTCTCTACCATCTGCGTCCATGGCTCTACAAAGCCGAGCACTTCAG gatcttctttttttggcttGT AGAGTACTGGTTACTGCATGTGTTCTCTATTCTGAG GTATGGCATGCTATCAGCAGAGACAGAAGACCACTTCGTAAGCAGTATATAGAGGCTATTTTACCACCATTTGTTGCAGTCCTCCGGAGATGGCGACCTCTTTTGGCTGGCATTCATGAACTTGCCACTGCTGATGGTATGAATCCCCTTGTCGTTGATGATCGTGCCTTGGCTGCTGATGCGCTTCCCGTTGAG GGTGCTCTTTCTATGGTTACTCCGGAGTGGGCTGCTGCTTTTGCTTCACCGCCTGCTGCAATGGCTCTAGCAATGATAGCTGCAGGGGCAGCTGGCTGGGAAGCCCCGCCACCTCCTACAGCTTCACATTTTAGGCGAGACTCTTCTATGCTTGAGCGTAAGACTGCCAAACTTCAGACCTTTTCAAGCTTCCAGAAACCACTGGAGCCTCCAAACAACAATGCACCACCTCGACCAAGGGATAAAGCTGCTGCAAAAGCGGCAGCTTTGGCAGCTGCACGAGATCTTGAACGGAATGCAAAGATTGGTTCAGGAAGAGGTCTGAGTGCTGTTGCAATGGCTACTTCTGCGCAGCGGAGGAATATCGGTGACATGGAGCGTTTACAGAGATGGAACACTTCCGAAGCTATGGGAGTGGCATGGATGGAATGTCTCCAACCAATGGATACAAAATCAGTTTATGGAAAAGATTTCAATGCTTTGTCGTACAAATTTATTGCTGTACTGGTGGCAAGTTTTGCTTTAGCACGTAACATGCAAAGATCAGAG ATTGATAGGCGTATGCAAGATGATATCATTGCGGCAACTCGCCTATGCTTGGGAAGCCGTGGTTGGCGCAAATTAATTCGTTACTTGGCAGAAATGAGATGCTTTTTTGGGCCTTTTGGAAATGAAATATGCAGTCCTGAACGC GTTTTTTGGAAACTTGATTCTATGGAAAGCTTTTCAAGGATGAGACAGTGTATAAGGAGGGATTATTCTGGGACTGATCATCTCGGGGCAGCAGCAAACTATGACGATCAGACAGACACAAAAAGTGATAATGGTAGCAAGGGTTCTGCATCGAATCCTCCTGTTCTTGCTGCTGAAGTTATATCAATGGAAATAGCgtatgaagatgatgaacaTGGAGAGGGTGATCATCTTGATATCAAAGGCCATGCTGAAGAACATAGAAGGGAAAATGAAGAGAGAATATCTGGTTCACATGAGCATGCATCCAGAAATTCAGCAGGGACTAGTGATCCTCGAACTTCAAATGACCATGAAATGGTCCGAGATTCTTCAGCAGTAGCACCTGGCTTTGTTCCCAGTGAAGTTGATGAAAGGATCCTTCTTGAGTTTCCCACATCAATGGTCCGGCCACTAAGGGTTGTGAAAGGAACCTTTCAA ATTACAACACGGAGGATAAATTTTATTGTTGACAACAGAGAAAGCCAGAATTTGACTGATCACTCTTATGGATCCCAATCACGTGACCAAGAAAAGGATCGTAGTTGGCCAATGTCTTCTCTTCATCAGATTTATAGCCGGAG ATATCTCCTGAGAAGGAGCGCCTTGGAACTCTTTATGGTTGACCGTTCAAActtcttttttgattttggg AATACTGAGGGAAGAAGAAATGCATATCGAGCTATCGTTCAAGCAAGGCCTCCTCACTTGAACAATGTTTACCTAGCAACTCAG AGGCCTGAACAGCTTTTGAGAAGAACTCAGTTAATGGAGCGATGGGCTAGATGGGAG ATTAGCAATTTTGAATACTTAATGCAGTTTAACACGTTGGCTGGCCGTAGTTATAATGACATTACTCAG TATCCTGTTTTTCCGTGGATTATTTCTGACAACAGTTCAGAAAGTCTAGACCTTTCAAATCCATCTACCTTCAGAGATCTTTCGAAG CCAATTGGTGCATTGAACCCAGAGCGtctcaaaaaatttcaagagCGATATTCTAGCTTTGAAGATCCAGTTATTCCCAAATTCCACTATGGCTCACATTACTCAAGTGCTGGAGCA GTGTTGTATTATCTGGCCAGAGTTGAACCGTTCACAACTCTGTCAATTCAACTTCAAGGTGGAAAGTTTGATCATGCAGACCGCATGTTTTCAGACATTCCAGGCACTTGGAATGGAGTTCTAGAAGACATGAGTGATGTGAAAGAATTG GTTCCAGAGTTGTTTTACCTCCCTGAGGTGCTGACAAACGAAAATTCGATTGACTTTGGTACAACACAGTTGGGAGAAAAGCTTG ATGCTGTAAAACTTCCTCCTTGGGCCAAAAACCCAGTGGATTTTGTACACAAGCAACGAAGGGCTCTTGAGAGCGAGCATGTATCTGCACATTTACATGAATGGATTGATCTCATATTTGG ATATAAACAACGTGGCAAAGAAGCTATATTGGCAAATAACGTTTTCTTCTACATTACTTATGAGGGGACTGTTGATATTGACAAGATCACGGACCCG GTACAACAACGTGCTACACAAGACCAGATAGCTTATTTTGGGCAAACACCATCCCAGCTATTGACTGTTCCTCACATGAAGAGGATGCCGTTGAAAGATGTCCTACATATGCAG ACTATTTTTCGaaatccaaaagaaataaaaccgTATGCTGTCCAAGCTCCGGAACGCTGCAACTTACCAGCCTCAGCTATTCAGGCATCTTCAGATAGTGTTGTGATTGTGGACATGAATGTGCCAGCAGCTCGTGTTGCACAGCACAAGTGGCAACCAAACACCCCTGATGGCCAAGGAACTCCTTTCCTCTTTCATCATGGGAAGGCAACAGCGACTTCAACTAGTGGATCATTGATGCGCATGTTCAAGGGTCCAGCTAGTTCTGGAACTGGTGACTGGCAATTTCCTCAGGCACAGGCATTTGCCGCATCAGGAATCAGAAGTTCCTCCGTTGTTGTTATTACAAGCGACGGGGAAATAATCACAG GTGGACATGCGGATAACAGTATCAAGCTGGTCTCATCTGATGGAGCAAAAACTCTGGAAACAGCTTTTGGGCACTGTGCCCCTGTTACATGTCTGGCTCTGTCTCCAGACAACAACTTCCTTGTGACGGGTTCACGAGACAGTACTgttttgctgtggagaattcaCAAGGCCTTTACTTCTCGAACAAGCGTGTCTGAGCCATCAACTGGCTCCGGTGCGCCCTCCTCCGCCAGCAACACGAATCTGGCCAACTCATTGGCAAACAAAGGCAAAAAGTGTCGTATTGAAGGGCCGATACAAGTGCTCCGTGGCCATCGAAGAGAAATAATTTGTTGTTGTGTCAGCTCAGATCAAGGAGTCGTTGTTTCGTCTTCTGAGTCCTCAGATGTTCTATTGCATTCCATTAGAAAAGGACGGCTGATCAGACGATTAGTTGGTGTGACCGCTGATTCTCTCTGCATTTCATCTGATGGGATTATAATGGCATGGATGAGTTTGGAAGGTTCTATTAGCGTGTTCACCATTAACGGGGTTCTGATCGCAAAAGCAAAACTTCCTTTCTCTTGTAGCATAAGTTGCATGGAAATATCTATGGATGGTCAAAATGCGTTGATTGGGATGAACTCATGTTCCAGCATGGACTTGTCGAGCAGTAACGATACATCAAAAGATGGCAACGAAATTGAAAGACTGGATGTTCCATCTCCTTCAATTTGCTTCCTCAACTTATACACACTAAAG GTATTCCATGTGCTTAAGCTTGGTCAAGGCCAGGATATAAGCTCACTGACTCTGAACGTTGACAACACAAACCTATTAGTATCCACGGAAGATAAACAGTTGATAATCTTCACTGATCCAGCT TTAAGCTTAAAGGTGGTGGATCAGATGCTGAAGCTCGGGTGGGAATGA
- the LOC104784780 gene encoding uncharacterized protein LOC104784780 — MHNSSSSSGGDLEKQQEDKDAQKQSESVNEAKSLTIVVCNGDSSGTELAQIQKKVSLSRSSSSSHEQCRVCQQEKEEALIELGCHCRGGLAKAHRSCIDAWFRTKGSNQCEICQVVAVNVTPPETQPTTNYWVWRIDPSYRQEERERGCFSPLWVAFSILIGGLMLDVLISITLGVSALPVNIIIGVIVVLGLGTALRLTLEFCYEWSLRRAVQRAVQRAEANNFNNNIAYPPAL, encoded by the coding sequence ATGCATAATAGCTCCTCCAGCTCCGGTGGTGATCTTGAAAAGCAGCAGGAGGACAAGGATGCCCAGAAACAGAGCGAGTCTGTGAATGAAGCGAAGAGCCTCACAATCGTTGTCTGCAATGGAGATTCAAGTGGGACAGAATTGGCTCAGATCCAGAAAAAGGTTAGCTTGTCTAGGAGTAGCAGCAGCTCTCACGAGCAGTGCAGGGTTTGtcaacaagagaaagaagaggctTTGATTGAACTTGGGTGTCATTGTCGTGGTGGTCTTGCTAAAGCTCATAGGTCTTGTATTGATGCTTGGTTTCGCACTAAAGGTTCTAATCAGTGTGAGATCTGTCAAGTTGTGGCTGTCAACGTCACACCTCCGGAGACACAACCAACTACGAATTACTGGGTTTGGAGGATTGATCCTAGTTATAGACAAGAAGAGCGTGAGAGAGGATGTTTTAGTCCGCTTTGGGTTGCGTTCTCAATTCTCATTGGTGGTCTAATGCTTGATGTGTTAATATCAATTACACTTGGGGTCTCTGCGCTTCCGGTTAACATCATTATTGGAGTCATAGTGGTGCTTGGGCTAGGAACTGCGCTAAGGCTGACTTTGGAGTTCTGTTATGAATGGAGCTTGAGAAGAGCTGTTCAGAGGGCGGTGCAGAGGGCTGAAGCAAACaactttaataataatattgcgTATCCACCTGCTCTGTAG
- the LOC104784779 gene encoding cytochrome P450 76C4 isoform X2 — translation MFSPQRIETTKSLRKKKVQELVKFVSESSEREEEVDISRASFTTALNIISNILFSVDLGSYDSKISNGFQETVTAVMVAIGKPDLANFFPFLGFLDLQSNRKNMKGCTERLFRLFRGFMDAKIALRNESTDDVSDIDFLDSLLALTQGVEPELDNSDIEHLLFDMFAAGTDTSSTNVEWAMAELLKNPKTMAKAQAEIDRVIGENGVVQESDISELPYLQAVVKETFRLHPALPLLLPREAETDLEILGFMVPKDAQVLVNVWAIGRDPSVWENPTQFEPERFIGKEIDVKGRDYELTPFGAGRRICPGLPLAVKTVPLMLASLLYSFEWKLANGISPEDLDMDETTFGITLHKTKPLHAIPVKKRTIN, via the exons ATGTTCTCCCCGCAGCGTATCGAAACCACTAAATCTCTGCGAAAGAAGAAGGTGCAAGAGCTTGTGAAATTCGTGAGTGAAAGcagcgagagagaagaagaagttgatatTTCTCGTGCATCTTTCACCACAGCTCTTAATATCATATCGAACATTTTGTTTTCCGTTGATCTCGGTAGCTACGACTCGAAAATTTCGAATGGGTTCCAGGAAACGGTGACTGCTGTCATGGTAGCTATAGGGAAACCAGACCTTGCCaacttttttccatttttgggTTTCCTTGATCTGCAAAGTAATAGAAAGAATATGAAGGGTTGCACTGAGAGGTTGTTTAGGCTTTTTCGTGGGTTCATGGATGCGAAAATAGCATTGCGGAATGAATCTACAGATGATGTTTCCGACATAGATTTCTTGGATTCGCTTCTTGCTCTCACACAAGGAGTTGAACCTGAGCTCGACAATAGCGATATTGAACACCTTCTCTTT GATATGTTTGCAGCAGGCACGGATACAAGCTCTACTAACGTAGAGTGGGCAATGGCAGAGTTactaaaaaaccctaaaacgatGGCGAAAGCTCAGGCCGAGATAGACCGAGTGATAGGAGAAAACGGTGTCGTTCAAGAGTCAGATATCTCAGAGTTGCCCTATTTACAAGCGGTTGTAAAAGAAACTTTCCGTTTGCACCCAGCTCTTCCCCTACTCCTCCCGCGGGAAGCAGAGACGGATTTGGAGATTCTTGGATTCATGGTGCCTAAAGATGCTCAGGTTTTGGTGAACGTTTGGGCCATAGGAAGGGACCCGAGTGTGTGGGAGAACCCGACACAGTTCGAGCCTGAGAGGTTTATAGGGAAAGAGATTGACGTGAAAGGTAGAGATTATGAGCTAACACCGTTTGGGGCGGGACGTAGAATATGTCCGGGATTGCCTTTGGCTGTGAAGACCGTGCCTCTCATGCTTGCTTCGCTTCTTTATTCCTTTGAATGGAAGCTTGCAAACGGCATCTCTCCTGAGGACTTGGACATGGACGAGACGACCTTTGGTATCACATTACATAAGACCAAACCGTTACATGCCATTCCCGTCAAGAAACGCACTATCAATTAG
- the LOC104784779 gene encoding cytochrome P450 76C4 isoform X1: MEIISENVMFLLLCFLSSCFLIFTTTTRFRRSSYRSATLPPGPPRLPIIGNIHQVGQSPHRSFADLSKTYGPIMSLKLGRLNSVVIASLEAPREVLRTHDQILSGRKSTNSIRSINHHEGSVAWLPSSSARCRLLRKLSASLMFSPQRIETTKSLRKKKVQELVKFVSESSEREEEVDISRASFTTALNIISNILFSVDLGSYDSKISNGFQETVTAVMVAIGKPDLANFFPFLGFLDLQSNRKNMKGCTERLFRLFRGFMDAKIALRNESTDDVSDIDFLDSLLALTQGVEPELDNSDIEHLLFDMFAAGTDTSSTNVEWAMAELLKNPKTMAKAQAEIDRVIGENGVVQESDISELPYLQAVVKETFRLHPALPLLLPREAETDLEILGFMVPKDAQVLVNVWAIGRDPSVWENPTQFEPERFIGKEIDVKGRDYELTPFGAGRRICPGLPLAVKTVPLMLASLLYSFEWKLANGISPEDLDMDETTFGITLHKTKPLHAIPVKKRTIN; this comes from the exons ATGGAAATAATCTCAGAAAATGTTATGTTCTTgctcctttgctttctctcaTCATGTTTCCTTAtcttcaccaccaccacaagATTCCGACGAAGCTCTTACCGATCCGCCACGCTACCTCCTGGACCTCCACGATTGCCGATAATCGGAAACATTCACCAAGTCGGTCAAAGCCCTCACCGCTCATTTGCCGACCTCTCAAAGACTTATGGGCCAATTATGAGTCTTAAGCTCGGACGTTTAAACTCAGTGGTAATAGCTTCACTAGAAGCTCCAAGAGAAGTACTAAGAACACACGACCAAATCTTGTCTGGCCGTAAATCAACTAACTCTATACGGTCCATCAATCACCACGAGGGTTCCGTAGCCTGGCTTCCATCGTCTTCGGCTCGTTGTAG GTTGTTGAGAAAATTGTCTGCGAGTCTCATGTTCTCCCCGCAGCGTATCGAAACCACTAAATCTCTGCGAAAGAAGAAGGTGCAAGAGCTTGTGAAATTCGTGAGTGAAAGcagcgagagagaagaagaagttgatatTTCTCGTGCATCTTTCACCACAGCTCTTAATATCATATCGAACATTTTGTTTTCCGTTGATCTCGGTAGCTACGACTCGAAAATTTCGAATGGGTTCCAGGAAACGGTGACTGCTGTCATGGTAGCTATAGGGAAACCAGACCTTGCCaacttttttccatttttgggTTTCCTTGATCTGCAAAGTAATAGAAAGAATATGAAGGGTTGCACTGAGAGGTTGTTTAGGCTTTTTCGTGGGTTCATGGATGCGAAAATAGCATTGCGGAATGAATCTACAGATGATGTTTCCGACATAGATTTCTTGGATTCGCTTCTTGCTCTCACACAAGGAGTTGAACCTGAGCTCGACAATAGCGATATTGAACACCTTCTCTTT GATATGTTTGCAGCAGGCACGGATACAAGCTCTACTAACGTAGAGTGGGCAATGGCAGAGTTactaaaaaaccctaaaacgatGGCGAAAGCTCAGGCCGAGATAGACCGAGTGATAGGAGAAAACGGTGTCGTTCAAGAGTCAGATATCTCAGAGTTGCCCTATTTACAAGCGGTTGTAAAAGAAACTTTCCGTTTGCACCCAGCTCTTCCCCTACTCCTCCCGCGGGAAGCAGAGACGGATTTGGAGATTCTTGGATTCATGGTGCCTAAAGATGCTCAGGTTTTGGTGAACGTTTGGGCCATAGGAAGGGACCCGAGTGTGTGGGAGAACCCGACACAGTTCGAGCCTGAGAGGTTTATAGGGAAAGAGATTGACGTGAAAGGTAGAGATTATGAGCTAACACCGTTTGGGGCGGGACGTAGAATATGTCCGGGATTGCCTTTGGCTGTGAAGACCGTGCCTCTCATGCTTGCTTCGCTTCTTTATTCCTTTGAATGGAAGCTTGCAAACGGCATCTCTCCTGAGGACTTGGACATGGACGAGACGACCTTTGGTATCACATTACATAAGACCAAACCGTTACATGCCATTCCCGTCAAGAAACGCACTATCAATTAG